From Nitrospirota bacterium, a single genomic window includes:
- the rpsI gene encoding 30S ribosomal protein S9, which translates to MAVATQYATGRRKCAIARAWVTGRAGEITINDQPIEKAFPRLTLRQIIQFPLEIGGVVGQYSIKATVQGGGPTGQAGALRHAIARALVELNQPLRTPLKKEGLLTRDSRVKERKKYGQKGARKRFQYSKR; encoded by the coding sequence ATGGCAGTAGCGACTCAATATGCAACCGGACGACGAAAGTGCGCGATTGCCAGAGCCTGGGTCACTGGGAGGGCGGGCGAAATTACCATCAACGATCAGCCGATCGAGAAAGCATTCCCACGGTTGACCTTGCGGCAGATCATCCAGTTCCCGCTCGAAATCGGCGGCGTCGTCGGGCAATACTCGATCAAGGCCACAGTACAAGGAGGCGGACCGACCGGACAAGCCGGCGCCCTGCGTCATGCCATTGCGCGCGCGTTGGTGGAGCTCAACCAGCCGCTTCGCACACCCCTGAAAAAAGAAGGCCTGCTGACACGCGACTCGCGAGTCAAGGAGCGGAAAAAATACGGACAGAAGGGCGCTAGAAAGCGCTTCCAGTACTCAAAGCGTTAG
- a CDS encoding N-acetyl-gamma-glutamyl-phosphate reductase, whose product MKNIRVAIAGASGYAGAELVRLAALHPHFELCAVTSEKSAGVPVASVFPSLAGLVPLSFQALSPESLAEMADAVFLALPHTKSLTPVAACIQTGKLVVDLSADYRLKDPALYEQWYKTPHTHADLLKDAVYGLPELHRTAIAKARLVASPGCYPTAAVLQLAPLFAHNLVDSQGNIVIDAKSGISGAGRSPALPYHFPEAHESLEAYKVGQHRHTPEIEQELAGLLRRVSQPSETDAAPPIVTFTPHLVPMNRGILSTAYCRLKRPTALSELRDLYRTYYKGERFVRVQDDIMPNPRYIKASNYCDIGVYLDPRSQSVITVAALDNLVKGAAGQAIQAMNLMAGFPEDTGLTAPAAYP is encoded by the coding sequence ATGAAGAACATACGAGTCGCAATCGCAGGGGCCAGCGGATATGCAGGAGCGGAACTCGTTCGCCTGGCAGCGCTCCACCCTCATTTTGAACTCTGCGCCGTCACTTCGGAAAAGTCGGCAGGGGTTCCTGTGGCATCGGTATTCCCTAGTCTGGCCGGCCTCGTGCCTCTTTCGTTTCAAGCTCTCTCACCGGAATCCTTGGCGGAGATGGCAGACGCGGTCTTCCTGGCCCTCCCCCACACCAAATCCTTGACGCCGGTCGCAGCTTGCATCCAAACCGGCAAACTGGTCGTGGACCTCAGCGCCGATTACCGGCTCAAGGATCCAGCCTTGTATGAGCAGTGGTACAAGACGCCGCATACCCATGCAGACTTGTTGAAAGATGCGGTCTACGGGCTCCCAGAATTGCATCGCACCGCCATCGCAAAGGCCAGATTGGTCGCGTCACCCGGCTGCTATCCCACCGCAGCTGTCCTGCAATTAGCGCCTCTATTCGCCCATAACTTGGTAGACTCGCAGGGCAACATCGTCATCGATGCAAAATCAGGCATCTCCGGCGCCGGACGCAGCCCGGCTCTTCCCTATCATTTCCCGGAAGCCCATGAATCCTTAGAGGCCTACAAGGTGGGGCAACATCGCCATACCCCTGAGATCGAACAAGAACTTGCCGGGTTGCTCCGACGCGTGTCTCAACCCTCCGAGACAGATGCCGCACCACCGATCGTGACATTCACTCCGCACCTTGTCCCGATGAACCGCGGCATCTTGAGCACCGCCTACTGCCGATTGAAGCGTCCGACGGCCCTGTCAGAATTGCGAGATCTCTATCGAACTTATTACAAAGGTGAGCGCTTCGTGAGAGTTCAGGACGACATTATGCCGAATCCCCGCTATATCAAAGCGTCCAACTATTGCGACATCGGAGTCTACCTGGACCCACGATCACAGTCGGTCATTACTGTGGCCGCTCTGGATAATCTTGTGAAAGGCGCCGCAGGCCAGGCGATTCAAGCCATGAACCTCATGGCCGGTTTCCCTGAGGACACAGGCTTGACCGCTCCCGCTGCCTATCCCTAG
- the rplM gene encoding 50S ribosomal protein L13 produces the protein MLTYMQKPLDVQEKWYLVDAEGKTLGRLAARVAGVLRGKHRPTFTPHVDMGDHVVIVNAEKIRLTGNKMATKLYRHHSGYPGGLKTATAQHVFRKDPTALLTKAIEGMLPKNPLGNHMAKKLRVYVGPVHPHQAQGPEPITL, from the coding sequence ATGTTGACCTATATGCAAAAGCCTCTGGACGTGCAGGAGAAGTGGTACCTCGTGGATGCAGAGGGAAAGACGCTGGGACGATTGGCCGCTCGCGTCGCTGGAGTATTGCGCGGCAAACACCGGCCGACCTTCACCCCCCACGTGGATATGGGCGATCATGTCGTCATCGTGAATGCGGAGAAGATCCGTTTGACCGGCAACAAAATGGCCACAAAGCTCTATCGCCATCACAGCGGATATCCCGGTGGGCTGAAGACCGCAACCGCGCAGCATGTCTTCCGAAAAGATCCGACAGCACTCTTGACCAAAGCGATCGAAGGCATGCTTCCCAAAAACCCACTCGGAAACCATATGGCAAAGAAACTCCGCGTCTATGTCGGGCCTGTTCATCCCCACCAGGCTCAAGGACCGGAACCGATTACCCTGTAA
- a CDS encoding bifunctional nuclease family protein has protein sequence MSIIDIPKEQDLVEYRVDRILEEANTDTRIVVLARQDAALDTFPIWVGAAEGHAIKLALDTMITPRPMSHDLIKSFAEHLNITLQRVVITDVKSSTYYATVYVSNKGIERTIDARPSDAISLALRAPCPIYITQDVLKRRSTTNLDAWLAKLDSKPIGTPEVQET, from the coding sequence ATGAGCATTATCGATATACCCAAAGAGCAGGACCTGGTCGAATACAGGGTGGATCGCATTCTTGAGGAGGCGAACACCGATACCAGAATTGTCGTCCTGGCACGACAGGACGCCGCCCTCGATACGTTTCCGATTTGGGTCGGCGCAGCAGAGGGTCACGCCATCAAATTGGCCCTCGATACCATGATTACGCCACGGCCGATGAGCCATGACTTGATCAAGAGCTTCGCCGAGCATTTGAACATTACGCTTCAACGCGTCGTGATCACAGACGTCAAGAGCAGCACCTATTACGCCACGGTCTATGTCTCGAACAAAGGCATCGAACGGACGATCGATGCCAGGCCCAGCGACGCCATCTCGTTGGCCCTTCGGGCACCTTGCCCGATCTACATCACCCAGGATGTGTTGAAGCGGCGGAGCACAACAAATCTCGACGCCTGGCTGGCTAAACTCGACTCGAAACCTATCGGCACACCGGAAGTGCAGGAAACCTAA